In Sphingobacterium thalpophilum, a genomic segment contains:
- a CDS encoding TonB-dependent receptor yields MAKFYKVGLSAMMMFTVGASMAQQKISITGRITDCQGAPLSGVTIREKGGSVSTSTNANGTYSLSVGSNATIVVSYIGYQNQEVVVNGRNVVNVTMDGTSAAIDEVVVVGYGQQKKAKLLGSVATIDGKKLESRAVTNVSSALSGLAAGVQVKVGNGKPGSDGATIRVRGTGTMNNNDALVIIDGIQGVMDAVNPEDIETISVLKDASSAAIYGARAANGVIVITTKKGKGGQAPQIKYSGLFSRTTPSAKPEFVSDYLRHMSLFQEAAENIGEKGPYTQSAIDTWTAANADPNGLTAQGIPNYVAYPNTNWGDWIYENAWLKSHNVSVLGGSENIRYNLSRRIQDNPGIMHNTGMKRYEGRVNLETDVTNFLTVGTQTFVVKEERSMASDANLYNFLRQTTPGIYPMYDSKFGSAVLSSGESSQLNNLLTYLYDNKGSNERTRLNATLFANVKLWKGLTFETKFNYQSRFDEVKTWSDPSPRYDFSTMTITSTPVNLATSTTGQSYNKIYRKSFDNVLRYNTTIGKHTIGALVGHNEFYYNDSGFSASTKGLIDATITNIGTGTEMNSISGAESDNSMRSFFGRFSYDYDGKYLAEFSLRRDGSSKFGLGKKYGTFPSVSLGYILSKESFMKAVDPYLQDIKIRGSWGKLGNDGGDDLNVYGWHGVYGQVGYSFNGAQANGLRLSRFGNNLLQWEDSENKELGLEFATLNRRASVELSLYDRKTSNIIRTAQMPITAGTASAPFYNQAAMRNKGIELNLNWRDKIGDFSYNIGGNFSYNKNKVMEYEGKLVQGMVDDGTGKMVWQTNLGDVSTGGVNRRLEGYQLDEFYLRQVYRGNGSYFNSDGSVNVNGGPTTGMIRTDQDYEWAKAMKAAGYSFVTSSQAIADSYGSNARMYYGDLIYADLNGDGIYGNNADQYFTGTSTSPKYIYGFNLGFSYKGLDMSMIWAGEAGGQYYWTDAGYNNNVLILGNQVTTRIADDHYFYNPAAPNDPRTNQNGYFPRLKYGTSAENINNQASDYWLYNANFLKLRNLQIGYTFDKKLTEKVKVRSLRVFFSGENLLMFTDFPGLDPEVGAGAEYPTMKQFAFGLNIGF; encoded by the coding sequence ATGGCAAAGTTTTACAAAGTTGGACTGTCTGCTATGATGATGTTTACTGTGGGTGCGAGTATGGCACAACAGAAAATTTCAATTACGGGGCGGATTACAGACTGTCAAGGAGCACCTTTATCGGGTGTAACGATTCGAGAAAAGGGTGGAAGTGTTTCTACTTCTACAAATGCAAACGGTACCTATTCATTGTCAGTTGGCTCCAATGCAACAATTGTCGTTTCCTATATCGGTTATCAAAATCAGGAAGTTGTTGTCAATGGACGTAATGTCGTCAATGTAACTATGGATGGTACAAGTGCTGCCATTGATGAAGTTGTAGTCGTGGGGTACGGACAACAGAAGAAGGCGAAATTGTTAGGGTCGGTTGCGACGATTGATGGCAAGAAGCTTGAAAGTAGAGCGGTAACGAACGTATCTTCGGCACTTTCGGGGCTTGCAGCCGGTGTCCAAGTCAAAGTCGGTAATGGTAAGCCTGGTAGTGATGGAGCAACCATTCGCGTACGCGGTACAGGTACCATGAACAATAATGATGCTCTTGTCATTATTGACGGTATTCAGGGGGTAATGGATGCAGTAAATCCGGAAGATATTGAAACAATATCAGTATTAAAAGACGCGTCTTCGGCAGCTATCTATGGTGCGCGGGCCGCGAATGGAGTTATTGTCATTACAACAAAGAAAGGAAAAGGCGGACAAGCGCCGCAAATAAAATATTCAGGTTTGTTTTCGAGAACAACGCCAAGCGCAAAGCCTGAATTTGTAAGCGATTATTTGAGACATATGAGCTTGTTTCAAGAGGCCGCAGAAAATATCGGCGAGAAAGGCCCATATACGCAAAGTGCTATTGATACCTGGACGGCGGCAAATGCTGATCCAAATGGTTTGACTGCTCAGGGCATACCAAATTATGTCGCATATCCCAATACAAACTGGGGCGATTGGATTTATGAGAATGCCTGGTTAAAAAGTCATAATGTCAGTGTTTTGGGGGGGAGTGAAAATATCCGCTACAATCTATCTAGAAGAATACAGGATAACCCTGGCATTATGCACAATACAGGGATGAAACGCTATGAAGGGCGGGTGAATCTGGAGACAGATGTTACCAACTTCCTGACCGTGGGTACACAGACATTTGTTGTTAAAGAAGAACGTTCTATGGCTTCAGATGCCAATCTGTATAATTTTTTGCGGCAAACTACACCAGGTATTTACCCAATGTATGACAGTAAGTTTGGAAGCGCTGTGCTCAGCTCCGGAGAATCATCTCAGCTGAACAATTTATTGACCTACCTTTACGATAATAAAGGAAGTAATGAACGTACACGGCTCAACGCAACCTTATTTGCAAATGTTAAACTTTGGAAGGGTTTGACATTTGAAACGAAATTTAATTACCAGAGCCGATTTGATGAAGTGAAAACCTGGTCTGATCCGTCACCACGGTATGACTTTTCAACCATGACGATTACGTCGACTCCTGTTAACCTTGCGACCTCGACGACTGGACAGTCCTATAATAAAATTTACAGAAAATCTTTTGATAACGTATTGCGTTATAACACGACGATTGGTAAACATACGATTGGTGCATTAGTTGGTCATAATGAATTTTATTACAACGATTCTGGATTTAGTGCTTCTACAAAAGGATTGATAGATGCTACCATTACTAATATCGGTACAGGAACCGAGATGAATAGCATCTCCGGCGCAGAATCTGATAACTCCATGCGTTCTTTTTTCGGTCGCTTTAGCTACGATTATGATGGGAAATATTTAGCCGAATTTAGTTTACGCCGAGATGGTTCATCAAAATTTGGTCTTGGCAAGAAATATGGTACTTTCCCTTCTGTTTCGTTAGGATATATATTGTCTAAGGAATCATTTATGAAGGCGGTAGATCCTTATTTGCAAGATATTAAAATTCGTGGATCGTGGGGTAAATTAGGGAATGATGGCGGAGACGATCTGAACGTATATGGATGGCATGGTGTGTATGGCCAGGTAGGTTATTCTTTCAACGGCGCGCAGGCTAATGGTCTTAGATTGTCACGTTTTGGCAATAACTTGTTGCAATGGGAAGATTCCGAAAATAAGGAGCTTGGATTGGAATTTGCAACATTAAACCGACGCGCATCCGTGGAACTAAGTTTATACGATCGTAAAACTTCAAATATTATTCGTACAGCGCAGATGCCAATTACTGCGGGTACTGCTAGTGCTCCCTTTTATAACCAGGCCGCTATGCGTAATAAAGGAATTGAGCTTAACCTGAACTGGCGGGATAAGATCGGGGATTTCAGTTATAACATTGGTGGTAATTTCTCGTATAATAAAAATAAAGTTATGGAATACGAGGGTAAGCTGGTTCAAGGTATGGTTGATGACGGAACGGGAAAAATGGTATGGCAGACTAATTTAGGTGATGTATCTACAGGTGGTGTAAACCGAAGACTTGAGGGATACCAGTTGGATGAATTCTATTTACGTCAAGTATATAGAGGAAATGGTAGTTATTTTAATTCCGACGGATCCGTCAATGTTAACGGTGGACCTACTACAGGGATGATCCGTACGGATCAGGATTACGAGTGGGCAAAAGCGATGAAAGCTGCTGGTTATTCTTTTGTAACCTCATCCCAAGCCATTGCGGATAGCTATGGTTCGAATGCACGGATGTATTATGGAGACTTGATCTATGCCGATCTGAACGGAGATGGTATTTATGGAAATAATGCCGACCAGTACTTTACCGGAACGTCGACAAGTCCTAAATATATCTATGGATTTAATCTCGGATTCTCTTATAAAGGTCTTGATATGTCTATGATTTGGGCAGGAGAGGCTGGAGGACAGTATTATTGGACAGATGCTGGTTATAATAACAATGTGTTGATCCTTGGTAACCAGGTAACCACTCGTATTGCAGATGACCATTATTTCTATAACCCGGCGGCACCAAATGATCCACGTACCAATCAAAATGGATATTTCCCTAGATTGAAATACGGAACTTCTGCAGAAAATATCAATAATCAGGCAAGCGATTATTGGTTGTATAATGCAAATTTTTTAAAGCTTAGAAATTTGCAAATAGGTTATACGTTTGATAAGAAACTAACTGAAAAAGTTAAAGTACGTAGTTTAAGGGTATTTTTCTCTGGAGAGAACCTATTGATGTTTACTGATTTTCCGGGGTTAGATCCAGAAGTTGGTGCAGGAGCAGAATATCCAACAATGAAACAGTTTGCTTTTGGTTTGAATATTGGATTCTAA
- a CDS encoding DUF2264 domain-containing protein translates to MKRRLLLKLLGGAGMGALATSFAGEAKANVTASERNNYRENDRAYWVSILHKMAAPILSNISKEQWRKNMPMEVSPTFDSRDPGVGYLEAFGRLLAGMAPWLELADDATEEGKLRKKLRDQALLGIQYGVDPKSSDYFTWRGPSSQTLVDAAHLALAFLRAPKALWQPLDQATKERVVEEFKLLRKIKPNESNWLLFAAMTETFLYSIGEECAREKIDYAVNKFDQEWYVGDGWYSDGAHFSFDHYNGYVIHCMQVESLRHNISAGGKYKEMYERAYKRMQRYVHHLERMISPEGHYVVVGRSSTYKNAAFQPLATVALENKLPEDISKGQVRAALTTILRHIYIDKTFAPSGWLRMGVVGDKQSNLADYYTNAGSMYVASLSFLPLGLPADDEFWTCAPQPWTSQKCWNAEQFPKDYYVSY, encoded by the coding sequence ATGAAAAGAAGACTCTTATTAAAACTATTGGGCGGTGCCGGGATGGGAGCCCTGGCGACATCTTTTGCTGGTGAAGCGAAAGCCAATGTTACCGCGTCGGAAAGAAATAATTACCGCGAGAACGATCGTGCCTATTGGGTATCTATCTTACACAAGATGGCAGCTCCCATATTGAGCAATATCAGTAAGGAACAATGGCGTAAAAATATGCCGATGGAGGTGAGCCCGACTTTTGATAGTAGGGATCCCGGCGTTGGATACCTGGAAGCCTTTGGGCGTTTGTTGGCTGGAATGGCACCTTGGCTGGAATTAGCGGATGACGCAACGGAGGAAGGTAAATTGCGTAAAAAATTACGTGACCAAGCATTATTGGGTATACAATATGGTGTAGATCCAAAATCTTCGGATTATTTTACTTGGCGAGGACCTTCATCTCAGACCCTTGTGGATGCAGCGCATCTTGCACTGGCTTTTCTGAGAGCCCCAAAAGCTTTATGGCAGCCTTTGGACCAGGCCACTAAGGAAAGAGTCGTCGAAGAGTTTAAACTATTGCGCAAAATTAAACCGAATGAGAGCAATTGGCTGCTTTTTGCGGCAATGACAGAAACATTTCTTTACAGCATAGGAGAGGAATGTGCACGGGAAAAGATCGATTATGCGGTCAATAAATTTGATCAGGAATGGTATGTGGGGGATGGCTGGTATAGTGATGGTGCCCATTTTAGTTTTGACCACTACAATGGTTATGTAATCCATTGTATGCAGGTGGAGTCACTGCGTCATAACATTTCAGCGGGAGGAAAATACAAGGAAATGTATGAGCGAGCCTATAAACGAATGCAGCGTTATGTGCATCACCTGGAACGCATGATCTCTCCGGAAGGGCATTATGTCGTTGTTGGACGCTCCTCAACTTATAAAAATGCCGCATTCCAGCCTCTAGCGACTGTTGCTCTAGAAAATAAGCTGCCCGAAGATATTTCGAAGGGTCAGGTCAGAGCCGCATTGACCACGATACTCCGCCATATTTATATTGACAAAACCTTTGCACCCTCAGGATGGCTGCGTATGGGCGTAGTGGGTGATAAACAATCCAATCTCGCAGATTACTATACAAACGCAGGCTCGATGTATGTGGCCTCTCTGTCATTCTTGCCATTGGGGTTACCGGCAGATGATGAGTTCTGGACCTGTGCTCCACAACCCTGGACTTCCCAAAAATGCTGGAATGCTGAGCAATTTCCCAAGGACTATTATGTAAGTTATTAA
- a CDS encoding RagB/SusD family nutrient uptake outer membrane protein produces the protein MNATATSSSGIFSSTWQNLYEGVHRSNNAIYGIANVSPVGAEKKAKLTAEVKFLRAYYYYRLNQLYKGVPIYTDPIEWDKVDKPRNTEQEVWSFIIKDLTDCINEAQLPNRYDKGNANFGRVTKSAAYALRGKAYMYTKEWAKAIADFEQVKSLGHSLFSDYASLFKGDNEQSPEIIFSIQNIALAGYGSDYQFRFGSRSAFGSNWNTYLVHPDAADRYQRKDGSKFNWDDYLPGYNQMAPGQREVFFLRNNLTATEISNIEKRTTNKLDMSLYLPTGNEERLKKAYEDRDPRLASNVILPYSTFVGANGATDQTFTSRWPYRQEFGGVFDLRTHIVTDFYYYPRKFVYEGANPGIPNREAGAYDYIVMRYADILLLWAEALNESKKPGEAVLKVNEVRKRAGVGELSLGIGEQDLRKEIREERRRELMCEGVIYFDELRWNTLKETSFYTGNGIKQAWGGVVSPYDWRGDQLYTWPIPQVERERNTALTQNSGWDD, from the coding sequence ATGAATGCAACGGCAACAAGTTCATCGGGGATTTTTTCATCCACTTGGCAAAATTTATATGAAGGTGTTCATCGGAGCAATAATGCGATCTATGGGATAGCCAATGTGTCACCAGTGGGAGCAGAGAAAAAGGCTAAATTAACTGCAGAAGTAAAATTCTTACGCGCCTATTACTATTATCGATTGAATCAGTTGTATAAAGGAGTGCCTATTTATACCGATCCAATCGAATGGGACAAAGTTGATAAACCAAGGAATACTGAACAGGAAGTTTGGAGCTTTATCATTAAAGATCTCACGGATTGTATCAACGAAGCTCAGTTACCAAATCGCTATGATAAAGGAAATGCAAACTTTGGTAGGGTGACAAAATCTGCCGCTTATGCGCTCCGTGGCAAGGCTTATATGTATACAAAAGAGTGGGCAAAAGCAATCGCTGATTTCGAACAAGTCAAAAGCTTGGGACACAGTTTATTTAGCGATTATGCATCTCTATTTAAAGGAGATAATGAACAAAGTCCGGAGATTATATTTAGTATTCAGAATATCGCATTGGCAGGATACGGTTCGGATTATCAGTTCAGATTTGGGTCGCGCTCAGCATTTGGATCCAATTGGAATACTTATTTAGTACACCCTGATGCGGCAGACCGCTATCAACGCAAAGATGGATCTAAGTTTAATTGGGACGATTACTTGCCAGGCTATAATCAGATGGCACCGGGCCAAAGGGAGGTGTTTTTCCTTCGGAATAATTTGACTGCTACTGAAATATCGAATATAGAAAAACGGACGACAAACAAGCTTGATATGTCTTTGTATTTGCCTACCGGTAATGAAGAACGCCTGAAGAAAGCCTATGAAGATCGTGATCCTAGATTAGCTAGCAATGTCATTCTACCATATTCTACATTTGTGGGAGCCAATGGTGCAACAGATCAAACCTTTACTTCTAGATGGCCATATAGACAGGAGTTTGGTGGCGTGTTTGATTTGAGGACGCATATCGTCACTGATTTTTACTACTACCCACGTAAGTTTGTTTACGAAGGTGCTAATCCAGGTATCCCAAACAGAGAAGCTGGCGCATATGATTATATCGTCATGCGTTATGCGGATATCCTTTTGTTATGGGCGGAGGCATTGAATGAGTCGAAAAAACCAGGCGAAGCTGTGCTTAAGGTAAATGAGGTCAGAAAGCGTGCAGGAGTTGGAGAGTTATCGTTAGGAATTGGTGAGCAGGATCTTCGGAAAGAAATTCGTGAAGAACGCCGTCGTGAGTTGATGTGTGAAGGTGTTATCTATTTTGATGAGTTGCGTTGGAATACATTGAAAGAAACATCCTTTTACACAGGAAACGGCATTAAGCAAGCATGGGGAGGAGTCGTTTCTCCGTATGACTGGAGAGGTGATCAGCTCTATACATGGCCAATTCCACAAGTGGAACGGGAACGAAACACAGCCTTGACACAAAATAGTGGCTGGGACGATTAA